The Mycolicibacterium boenickei genome has a segment encoding these proteins:
- a CDS encoding MMPL/RND family transporter: MGNHEHSGSAVKNADHKGIARVIRVAAIPIILAWVILVVVLNALIPQLEVVGHEHAVSLSPQDAPALVAMKKIGERFDQFDSDTIAMVVLEGEQPLGTEAHHYYDELVRTLQADTEHVQHVQNYWGDLITAAGSQSTDGKAAYVQVNLAGNQGETLANESVAAVRKIIDESHPPAGVKAYVTGQGPLTTDMNEAGDKSMVKITFVTIAVIAVMLIVVYRSIATMLLMLIVVLLEMSAARGVVAAIGHAGLLGLSTFSVSLLTSLAIAAGTDYAIFLVGRYQEARQKGQEREAAYYTAFHGVGHVILGSGLTVAGAMLCLHFTRLNYFSSMGIPSAIGMSVVVLASLTLAPAMLAVGSRFGLLDAKREIRSRGWRRLGTSVVRWPVPILAAAISVALVGLLALPGYQTSYNERLYIPKDLPSNVGYAAAERHFTAARMNPDLLLVDAGRDLRNPADMIVLDKIARELIRVPGVARVQSITRPLGRPIAHSSVPFQVSMQSVSMTENLQFLRERMGDMNTLTDDLGRMIAIMENMLGLMSRMTDITHELTASMNEMQASTNEMRDHMADFDDFMRPLRNYLYWEPHCYDIPMCHSMRSMFDGLDGIDTMTETLSESVKNMNDMDQLMPQLVAQLPPMIAISKSMQGTMKTMFSTFNGLVDQIGKMTDTASVMGQAFDDARNDDSFYLPPEAFDNPDFKRGLALMVSPDGQAAQFIITHDVDPATSEGISHVDPILKTAREAIKTTPLADAKIYLGGTAATYKDIQVGAQWDLLISACGAITLIFIVMLLITRALIASFVIVGTVILSLAASFGLSVLVWQYLLGIDLHWMTLAFSVIILLAVGSDYNLLVVSRMKEEIGAGINTGIIRAMGATGGVVTAAGLVFAFTMASMATSDLIAIGQGGTTIGLGLLFDTLVVRSLMTPTIAAILGRWFWWPLPVRQRPARFLSDRTAPIPVARMS, translated from the coding sequence ATGGGCAACCACGAACACAGCGGCTCGGCAGTGAAGAACGCCGACCACAAGGGAATCGCCCGCGTCATCCGCGTCGCGGCGATCCCGATCATCCTGGCGTGGGTCATCCTCGTCGTCGTCCTCAACGCGCTGATCCCCCAGCTCGAGGTCGTCGGCCACGAGCACGCCGTGTCGCTGTCCCCGCAGGACGCGCCGGCACTGGTGGCGATGAAAAAGATCGGCGAGCGCTTCGATCAATTCGACTCCGACACCATCGCGATGGTGGTGCTGGAGGGCGAACAGCCGCTCGGCACCGAGGCCCATCACTATTACGACGAGCTGGTCCGCACCCTGCAGGCCGACACCGAACACGTTCAGCACGTGCAGAATTACTGGGGCGACCTGATCACCGCCGCGGGGTCCCAGAGCACCGACGGTAAGGCGGCCTACGTCCAGGTCAACCTCGCGGGCAACCAGGGCGAGACACTGGCCAACGAATCGGTCGCGGCGGTCCGCAAGATCATCGACGAATCTCACCCGCCCGCGGGGGTGAAAGCCTATGTCACCGGCCAGGGTCCGCTCACCACGGACATGAACGAAGCCGGCGACAAGAGCATGGTCAAGATCACCTTCGTCACGATCGCGGTGATCGCGGTGATGCTGATCGTCGTGTACCGATCGATCGCCACGATGCTGCTGATGCTGATCGTGGTGCTGCTGGAGATGTCGGCCGCTCGCGGTGTCGTGGCGGCCATCGGTCACGCCGGCCTGCTCGGCCTGTCGACGTTCTCGGTGAGCCTGCTGACCTCGCTGGCCATCGCCGCCGGAACCGACTACGCAATCTTCCTCGTCGGCCGATATCAGGAGGCTCGACAGAAGGGCCAGGAACGAGAAGCGGCCTACTACACCGCATTCCACGGTGTCGGGCACGTCATCCTCGGCTCGGGCCTCACCGTCGCAGGCGCCATGCTTTGCCTGCATTTCACCCGGTTGAACTACTTCAGCTCCATGGGCATCCCGAGCGCGATCGGCATGTCCGTGGTGGTGCTGGCCTCTCTCACCCTCGCGCCGGCGATGTTGGCCGTTGGCAGCCGGTTCGGCCTGCTCGACGCCAAGCGCGAGATCCGCTCACGCGGTTGGCGCCGCCTGGGCACCTCGGTGGTGCGCTGGCCGGTTCCCATCCTGGCAGCGGCCATCTCGGTGGCGCTCGTCGGCCTGCTGGCCCTGCCGGGCTACCAGACCTCCTACAACGAGCGGCTCTACATCCCCAAGGACCTGCCGTCCAACGTCGGATATGCGGCCGCCGAAAGGCATTTCACCGCCGCTCGGATGAACCCCGACCTGTTGCTGGTGGATGCGGGGCGCGACCTCCGCAACCCCGCCGACATGATCGTGCTGGACAAGATCGCCCGGGAGCTGATCCGGGTGCCCGGCGTCGCCCGCGTGCAGAGCATCACCCGCCCGTTGGGGCGTCCCATCGCGCACAGCTCCGTGCCGTTCCAGGTGAGCATGCAGTCGGTGTCGATGACCGAGAACCTGCAGTTCCTGCGGGAGCGCATGGGCGACATGAACACCCTCACCGATGATCTCGGCCGGATGATCGCGATCATGGAGAACATGCTGGGCCTGATGAGCCGGATGACCGACATCACCCACGAGCTCACCGCGAGCATGAACGAGATGCAGGCCAGCACCAACGAAATGCGGGATCACATGGCTGATTTCGATGATTTCATGCGGCCGCTGCGCAACTATCTGTACTGGGAACCACACTGCTACGACATCCCGATGTGCCATTCGATGCGCTCGATGTTCGACGGACTCGACGGCATCGACACCATGACCGAGACCCTTTCGGAATCGGTGAAGAACATGAACGACATGGACCAGCTGATGCCGCAGTTGGTGGCGCAGCTGCCTCCGATGATCGCCATCTCGAAGTCCATGCAGGGCACGATGAAGACGATGTTCAGCACGTTCAACGGGCTGGTGGACCAGATCGGCAAGATGACCGACACCGCGTCGGTGATGGGCCAGGCGTTCGACGATGCCCGGAACGACGACTCGTTCTATCTGCCGCCCGAGGCCTTCGACAACCCTGACTTCAAACGCGGGCTCGCCCTGATGGTCTCGCCGGACGGCCAGGCCGCGCAGTTCATCATCACCCACGACGTGGATCCGGCCACCTCCGAAGGTATTTCGCATGTCGACCCGATCCTCAAGACCGCCAGGGAGGCGATCAAGACGACGCCGCTTGCCGACGCCAAGATCTACCTCGGCGGCACGGCAGCGACCTACAAGGACATCCAGGTGGGCGCACAGTGGGATCTGCTGATCTCGGCCTGCGGCGCGATCACGTTGATCTTCATCGTGATGCTGTTGATCACCCGCGCGCTGATCGCGTCGTTCGTCATCGTCGGCACGGTGATCCTGTCCCTGGCCGCGTCGTTCGGCCTGTCGGTCCTGGTGTGGCAGTACCTGCTCGGCATCGATCTGCACTGGATGACGCTGGCGTTCTCGGTCATCATCCTGCTGGCGGTGGGATCGGACTACAACCTGCTGGTGGTCTCGCGAATGAAGGAGGAGATCGGCGCGGGCATCAACACCGGCATCATCCGGGCCATGGGCGCCACCGGCGGCGTGGTCACCGCGGCCGGCCTGGTGTTCGCATTCACGATGGCGTCGATGGCGACGAGCGATCTGATCGCCATCGGGCAGGGCGGCACCACCATCGGTCTGGGCCTGCTGTTCGACACTCTCGTGGTTCGCTCATTGATGACACCGACGATTGC
- a CDS encoding MmpS family transport accessory protein, with the protein MTVAAVFRLASRFWIPLVLVAALAVSGFAMSRMHGIFGTHINTEPGQSAGDDIVEFNPKRVVYEIEGPSGTSGHVSYLDADAQPHTESFTSLPWRHEVVTTLPTVFANVVAQGDSEVISCRIVVNGEVRDEQTVNQHDAQAFCLDKAA; encoded by the coding sequence ATGACCGTGGCTGCGGTGTTTCGGCTGGCGAGTCGCTTCTGGATTCCATTGGTGCTCGTGGCCGCCCTGGCGGTCAGCGGATTCGCGATGAGCCGCATGCACGGAATCTTCGGCACCCACATCAACACCGAACCGGGACAGTCCGCAGGCGACGACATCGTCGAGTTCAACCCGAAGCGCGTCGTCTACGAGATCGAGGGCCCCAGCGGCACCAGCGGCCACGTCAGCTACCTGGATGCCGACGCCCAACCCCACACCGAGAGCTTCACCTCGCTGCCGTGGCGGCATGAGGTGGTCACCACCCTGCCGACGGTGTTCGCCAACGTGGTTGCCCAAGGAGATAGCGAAGTGATCAGCTGCCGGATCGTCGTCAACGGCGAAGTCCGCGACGAGCAGACCGTGAATCAGCACGACGCCCAGGCCTTCTGCTTGGACAAGGCCGCCTGA
- a CDS encoding D-2-hydroxyacid dehydrogenase family protein: protein MTEPLRVAVLDDYQGISETVDWSPIPRPADITSLREHIAPGPALAEKLAGHEVVVAMRERTPIDAALLAQLPDLKLLVTTGPFNAAIDVAAAHRLGITVSGTGGAVTPTVEHTWALILGLQRHLVTEDQRIRNGLWQSTIGSDLHGATLGLVGVGRIGSRVAAIGKAFGMNVIAWSPHLTDERAAKACVVRVEREALFADADVVSLHMVLSETTRGLIGAAELAAMKPSAVVVNTSRGGLIDEAALVEALRGKQIRGAALDVFQQEPLPSAHPLTALPNTLLTPHLGYVTEGVMTIFYRDIVEDIAAYCAGSPLRLLSA from the coding sequence ATGACCGAACCCCTTCGCGTCGCCGTCCTCGACGACTACCAGGGCATCTCCGAGACCGTCGACTGGTCACCGATTCCCCGGCCCGCCGACATCACGTCACTGCGTGAGCACATCGCTCCCGGCCCGGCTCTGGCCGAGAAGCTGGCCGGCCATGAGGTCGTGGTCGCGATGCGGGAACGCACCCCGATCGACGCAGCCCTGCTGGCCCAGCTGCCCGACCTGAAGCTGCTCGTCACGACCGGCCCGTTCAACGCCGCCATCGATGTCGCCGCCGCACACCGTCTCGGTATCACCGTCTCGGGCACCGGCGGCGCCGTCACCCCGACCGTGGAGCACACCTGGGCGTTGATCCTGGGACTGCAGCGGCACCTGGTCACGGAAGATCAGCGCATCCGGAATGGGCTGTGGCAGAGCACCATCGGCAGTGATCTGCACGGGGCGACGCTCGGACTGGTCGGGGTGGGCCGGATCGGTAGCCGGGTCGCCGCGATCGGCAAGGCGTTCGGCATGAACGTGATCGCGTGGAGTCCCCACCTCACCGACGAGCGCGCCGCCAAGGCCTGCGTGGTCCGCGTGGAGCGGGAGGCACTGTTCGCCGATGCCGACGTGGTGTCGCTGCACATGGTGCTCTCCGAGACCACCCGCGGTCTGATCGGTGCCGCCGAGTTGGCTGCCATGAAGCCGTCGGCGGTCGTGGTGAACACTTCCCGCGGCGGCCTCATCGACGAAGCGGCATTGGTGGAAGCTCTGCGCGGCAAACAGATTCGCGGTGCCGCCCTCGATGTCTTCCAGCAGGAGCCGCTGCCCTCGGCGCACCCGTTGACCGCCCTGCCGAACACGCTGCTGACCCCGCACCTCGGCTACGTCACCGAGGGTGTGATGACCATCTTCTACCGTGACATCGTCGAGGACATCGCGGCCTACTGCGCGGGGTCTCCGCTGCGTCTACTCAGCGCGTAG
- a CDS encoding amidohydrolase family protein: protein MKSIDELAGNLDFTTAQKGAERTVTFLPEPERSERLYTVISVDDHIVEPPDTFTGRVPRKFADRAPKVVDTDNGGQTWMYDGQSLPNVGFNAVVGRPVSEYGFEPARFDEMRRGAWDIHERVKDMDLNGVYASLNFPSFLPGFAGQRLQQVTKDRELAMASVRAWNDWHLEAWAGAYPDRIIPCQLPWLLDPEVGAQMIYENAERGFHAVTFSENPAMLGLPTIHSGYWEPMMAACAETGTVVNLHIGSSGSAPSTTDDAPPDVQGVLFFAYAITAAVDWLYSGLPSRYPDLKICLSEGGIGWVAGLLDRLDHMLSYHQMYGTWKALGETLSPAEVFTRNFWFCAVEDQSSFVQHERIGTGNILLEADYPHCDSTWPHTQRTIHEQIQGLPPEVIRKITWENASRLYQHPVPVAVQNDPNAY, encoded by the coding sequence ATGAAGTCCATCGACGAACTCGCAGGCAATCTCGATTTCACCACCGCACAGAAGGGTGCCGAACGTACAGTCACGTTTCTGCCGGAACCCGAACGGTCCGAACGGCTGTACACCGTGATCTCCGTCGACGATCACATCGTCGAACCACCGGACACCTTCACCGGCCGGGTGCCGCGCAAGTTCGCCGATCGCGCCCCGAAGGTGGTCGACACCGACAACGGCGGGCAGACCTGGATGTACGACGGGCAGTCGCTGCCCAATGTCGGCTTCAACGCAGTGGTCGGCCGGCCGGTCTCCGAATACGGTTTCGAGCCGGCGCGGTTCGACGAGATGCGCCGCGGCGCCTGGGACATTCACGAACGCGTCAAGGACATGGATCTCAACGGCGTGTACGCCTCGCTCAACTTCCCGTCGTTCCTGCCCGGCTTCGCCGGCCAGCGACTGCAACAGGTGACCAAGGACCGCGAGCTCGCGATGGCCTCGGTGCGCGCCTGGAACGACTGGCACCTCGAAGCCTGGGCCGGTGCCTACCCCGACCGGATCATCCCCTGCCAGCTGCCGTGGCTGCTCGACCCCGAGGTCGGCGCCCAGATGATCTATGAGAATGCCGAACGCGGTTTCCATGCCGTGACATTCAGCGAGAACCCGGCCATGCTCGGGCTGCCGACCATCCACTCCGGCTACTGGGAGCCGATGATGGCGGCATGCGCCGAGACGGGCACCGTGGTCAACCTGCACATCGGGTCCTCGGGTTCGGCTCCGTCCACCACCGACGACGCCCCGCCGGACGTTCAGGGTGTGCTGTTCTTCGCCTACGCCATCACCGCGGCGGTCGACTGGCTGTACTCGGGCCTGCCCAGCCGGTATCCGGATCTCAAGATCTGTCTGTCCGAAGGTGGAATCGGTTGGGTGGCAGGCCTGCTCGATCGCCTCGATCACATGCTCAGCTACCACCAGATGTACGGAACGTGGAAGGCACTGGGCGAAACCCTCTCCCCGGCCGAGGTGTTCACCCGCAACTTCTGGTTCTGCGCGGTCGAGGACCAGTCGTCGTTCGTGCAGCACGAGCGGATCGGCACCGGCAACATCCTGCTCGAAGCCGACTACCCACACTGTGATTCGACCTGGCCGCACACCCAGCGCACGATTCACGAGCAGATTCAGGGCCTGCCCCCCGAGGTGATCCGGAAGATCACCTGGGAGAACGCCTCCCGGCTCTACCAGCATCCGGTGCCCGTCGCGGTACAGAACGACCCGAACGCCTACTGA
- a CDS encoding class II aldolase/adducin family protein, with product MSVGEVREGGLKVWSPSVTPPIGVDLSEAQALAVAFRHLAAIGFAENMAGHITWQPQGRTEMLVNPWGLWWQELTASDICVVDENATVVRGRWDVTPAIHIHTELHRLRDDARVVIHNHPYYVSLIAALGKLPELVHQTGSLFLDDMCFVETYDGEVDSAPRARELAERIGPANLTILANHGVITTGGTVAEAVYRAASIDRVCKLAYQVMLTGREPTAMNRSDMYGMKASLIERAADVYWAGAARMTIKADPGVLT from the coding sequence ATGAGCGTCGGTGAGGTACGTGAGGGTGGGTTGAAGGTGTGGTCGCCATCGGTGACCCCGCCGATCGGCGTCGACCTGTCGGAAGCACAGGCACTGGCGGTGGCGTTCCGGCATCTGGCAGCCATCGGGTTCGCCGAGAACATGGCCGGCCACATCACCTGGCAGCCACAAGGCCGCACCGAGATGCTGGTCAATCCATGGGGCCTGTGGTGGCAGGAGCTCACCGCCTCCGACATCTGCGTGGTCGACGAGAACGCCACGGTCGTGCGCGGCCGCTGGGATGTCACCCCGGCCATCCACATCCACACCGAACTGCACCGTCTGCGCGACGATGCCCGCGTCGTCATCCACAACCATCCCTACTACGTGAGCCTCATCGCGGCGCTGGGAAAACTGCCGGAACTGGTGCACCAGACCGGATCGCTGTTCCTCGACGACATGTGCTTCGTCGAAACCTATGACGGCGAAGTGGATTCGGCGCCCCGGGCGCGGGAACTCGCCGAGCGGATCGGCCCGGCCAATCTCACCATCCTGGCCAATCACGGCGTCATCACCACCGGAGGCACAGTGGCCGAGGCCGTGTACCGCGCCGCGTCGATCGACCGGGTGTGCAAGCTGGCCTACCAGGTGATGTTGACCGGCCGCGAGCCGACGGCGATGAACCGCTCCGACATGTACGGCATGAAGGCCTCGCTCATCGAGCGGGCCGCCGACGTGTACTGGGCCGGTGCGGCCCGCATGACCATCAAGGCCGATCCCGGCGTGCTCACCTAA
- a CDS encoding class I adenylate-forming enzyme family protein has translation MKAGDAAHAADAAHYRAAGWWSDRTLSQTVREHALTHPDKPAYVDYPGPTLTWREFDCAASLLAAQLAGLGIRPGDRVAVWHGDTAAIHVLFVAIERCGAVVVGIGARAGTREATQILRTTAPRLLISDPARQSSAQATVSGLASATSALVLDGLSLDTDTPSRPPAAGVGADDVFLINSTSGTTGLPKCVVHTQNRWHYFHQQAAANGALSSEDVFLPVIPAPFGFGIWTAHTTPIYLGATTILLEKFDAAAACKTIARHRVSVLCCVSTQLMMIMADRASREHDLSSLRVVFTGGEALPYQRAADFEELTGATILQFYGSNETGLLSGTTLQDSRERRLRTAGRLVPEMRVRLFDGDDDVTSTGRGQPACRGPATSLGYLGGVDHDKLYTPDGWMRMGDVCEVDTDGYLSVTGRTSDFIVRGGKNISAGEVEDAVTTHPAVAVAAAVAMPDPVFGEKVCIYVEPANGQPIDLPGLVEHLLAKGMSKELLPERLIVLDELPRSSGGKIAKGQLREDIRTRLGDSYERR, from the coding sequence ATGAAGGCTGGCGACGCCGCCCACGCTGCAGACGCAGCCCACTACCGCGCGGCCGGATGGTGGTCGGACCGCACCCTCTCGCAGACCGTGCGCGAACACGCCCTCACCCATCCCGACAAGCCGGCCTACGTCGACTACCCCGGACCCACACTCACCTGGCGGGAATTCGACTGTGCCGCATCACTACTCGCCGCCCAGCTGGCGGGCCTGGGCATCAGGCCCGGCGACCGCGTCGCCGTCTGGCACGGCGATACCGCCGCCATCCATGTGCTGTTCGTGGCGATCGAGCGGTGCGGCGCCGTCGTGGTCGGGATCGGTGCCCGCGCCGGAACCCGCGAGGCCACGCAGATCCTGCGGACCACCGCGCCGCGCCTGCTGATCAGTGACCCGGCGCGGCAGTCATCGGCACAGGCCACCGTGTCGGGGCTGGCGTCTGCCACCAGTGCGCTGGTGCTGGACGGCTTGTCCCTCGACACCGACACCCCGTCGCGACCACCGGCCGCCGGCGTGGGAGCCGACGACGTATTCCTGATCAACTCGACCTCCGGAACCACGGGCCTGCCCAAATGTGTTGTGCACACCCAGAACCGGTGGCACTACTTCCACCAGCAGGCGGCCGCCAACGGGGCGCTGAGTTCCGAGGACGTCTTCCTGCCCGTCATCCCGGCGCCGTTCGGGTTCGGCATCTGGACCGCCCACACCACCCCGATCTACCTCGGGGCCACCACCATCCTGCTGGAGAAGTTCGACGCGGCGGCCGCATGCAAGACGATCGCCCGCCACCGGGTCAGCGTGTTGTGCTGTGTCAGTACCCAATTGATGATGATCATGGCCGACCGGGCATCGCGCGAACACGACCTGAGTTCGCTGCGCGTGGTGTTCACCGGAGGTGAGGCGCTGCCGTATCAGCGGGCCGCCGACTTCGAAGAACTCACCGGCGCCACCATCCTGCAGTTCTACGGCTCCAACGAGACGGGCCTGTTGAGCGGGACGACGCTGCAGGACTCCCGGGAACGCAGGCTGCGTACCGCCGGGCGGCTGGTGCCGGAGATGAGGGTGCGCCTGTTCGACGGCGACGACGACGTGACCTCGACGGGCCGTGGGCAGCCGGCCTGCCGTGGACCGGCCACCAGCCTTGGTTATCTCGGCGGCGTGGACCACGACAAGCTCTACACCCCCGACGGCTGGATGCGGATGGGCGATGTCTGCGAGGTCGACACCGACGGTTACCTGTCCGTCACCGGCCGCACCTCGGACTTCATCGTCCGCGGCGGCAAGAACATCAGTGCGGGTGAGGTCGAGGACGCGGTGACGACGCATCCCGCCGTGGCCGTGGCGGCCGCGGTGGCGATGCCCGACCCGGTCTTCGGTGAGAAGGTCTGCATCTACGTAGAGCCTGCGAACGGCCAACCCATCGATCTCCCTGGGCTGGTCGAGCACCTCCTGGCCAAGGGCATGTCGAAGGAACTACTACCCGAGCGGCTCATCGTGCTCGACGAACTGCCGCGGTCCTCGGGCGGGAAGATCGCCAAAGGGCAACTCCGCGAAGATATCCGGACGCGGTTGGGAGACAGCTATGAGCGTCGGTGA
- a CDS encoding FadR/GntR family transcriptional regulator produces the protein MAQPNIRFQRLAEQVADQLRRQILTGELPDGTILPKEDELLVEYPISKPSLREAMRILEAEGLLTVRRGKLGGAVVHRPDSANLAYTMGLVLGAGQVGLADVGTALLQVEPACAALCAQRPDRKRTVVPILRELHEESVKAVSDLQQATSASRRYHEALVRHCGNETMIILAGALEALWSAHEQNWSAQVTDHSTVPVEERRAVLEDHRQVIDAIDMGDAQRARDLAAAHLVNAQQYPGVDGIVDPTMVRTWAQSVPRRR, from the coding sequence GTGGCGCAGCCAAACATCCGGTTCCAGCGACTTGCCGAGCAGGTCGCCGACCAGTTGCGGCGACAGATCCTGACCGGGGAACTGCCCGACGGCACGATCCTGCCCAAGGAAGACGAGCTCCTCGTCGAATATCCGATCAGCAAACCGTCCCTGCGTGAGGCGATGCGCATCCTGGAGGCCGAGGGGCTGTTGACGGTGCGGCGCGGCAAGCTCGGCGGCGCGGTGGTCCACCGACCCGATTCGGCAAACCTGGCCTACACCATGGGGCTGGTTCTCGGCGCCGGGCAGGTCGGCCTCGCCGACGTGGGTACGGCACTGCTTCAGGTCGAGCCGGCCTGCGCCGCACTCTGCGCCCAGCGCCCGGACCGGAAGCGCACCGTGGTGCCCATTCTCCGGGAATTGCACGAAGAGTCGGTCAAGGCAGTCTCGGATCTGCAGCAGGCCACCTCGGCCAGTCGCCGGTATCACGAAGCGCTGGTGCGCCACTGCGGAAACGAGACCATGATCATCCTGGCCGGCGCGCTGGAGGCCCTGTGGTCTGCCCACGAGCAAAACTGGTCGGCTCAGGTGACGGATCATTCGACCGTGCCCGTCGAGGAGCGCCGAGCGGTACTGGAGGACCACCGGCAGGTGATCGACGCGATCGACATGGGCGACGCGCAACGGGCCCGCGATCTGGCCGCGGCACATCTGGTCAACGCCCAGCAGTACCCGGGGGTCGACGGGATCGTCGATCCGACGATGGTGCGCACCTGGGCACAGTCCGTCCCCCGGCGAAGGTGA
- a CDS encoding MBL fold metallo-hydrolase, whose product MQKWTIGALTIHSVLETVVPTRPDRLFRGLPSELGSWLRPHYVDDAGNLLVAIQSFLIESGDELVVVDCCFGEGHDLPYQIPMDPDQYRQSLAEAGFRPADVTTVVCTHLHLDHAGRNTSRRDGAWVPTYPNATYLVTADEYTSWRDSSAPNRAAAETVEPLVAHDVLRLTEMDHAITDEIRLLATPGHTSGHAAVRLESGGEVAIISGDVIHHPVQITHPEVQALPDDDPTAAAVTRARLLQDVADEQALLFGTHFAAPTAGTVVADDDRLMWVPL is encoded by the coding sequence ATGCAGAAGTGGACCATCGGCGCATTGACGATTCACTCCGTCCTGGAAACGGTCGTGCCGACCCGGCCTGACCGGCTGTTTCGTGGGCTTCCGTCCGAGCTCGGAAGCTGGCTGCGCCCGCACTACGTCGACGACGCGGGCAATCTGCTGGTGGCCATCCAGTCGTTCCTCATCGAATCCGGTGACGAGCTCGTGGTGGTGGACTGCTGCTTCGGGGAAGGCCACGACCTGCCGTATCAGATCCCCATGGACCCCGATCAATACCGACAGTCCTTGGCCGAGGCCGGATTCCGCCCCGCCGACGTGACCACCGTCGTGTGCACCCATCTTCACCTCGACCATGCCGGGCGCAATACCTCCCGCCGGGACGGTGCCTGGGTGCCCACCTATCCCAACGCGACCTACCTGGTCACCGCCGACGAGTACACGTCGTGGCGGGACTCCTCGGCACCGAACCGGGCTGCCGCCGAAACCGTCGAACCGCTTGTCGCACACGATGTTCTGCGGCTGACGGAGATGGACCACGCGATCACCGACGAGATCCGCCTGCTCGCGACGCCGGGCCACACCTCGGGACACGCCGCGGTGCGGCTCGAATCCGGCGGGGAAGTGGCGATCATCAGCGGGGATGTCATCCATCATCCGGTCCAGATCACGCACCCCGAGGTGCAGGCCCTGCCGGATGACGATCCGACCGCGGCCGCGGTGACCCGTGCCCGGCTTCTGCAGGACGTCGCCGATGAGCAGGCACTGCTTTTCGGAACCCATTTCGCGGCCCCGACCGCGGGCACCGTGGTCGCCGACGACGACAGGCTGATGTGGGTGCCGCTTTAG
- a CDS encoding universal stress protein: protein MSTYRTILVGTDGSDSSLRAVHRAGEIAAQENAKLIVASAHQPVAEKGGWSRAPSPDHVVDTRAEDSLKREGYRMHGAAPVYEILQAARDRAKAAGATDIVERAVEGAPVDALVKLAKEIDADLIVVGDIGLDSVAGRLLGSVPATIARRVKIDILIVHTAD, encoded by the coding sequence ATGAGCACGTATCGGACGATCCTTGTCGGGACCGACGGCTCCGACTCGTCGCTACGCGCGGTCCACCGCGCCGGCGAGATCGCCGCGCAGGAGAACGCGAAGTTGATCGTCGCGAGCGCTCATCAACCCGTGGCCGAAAAGGGCGGCTGGTCGCGAGCGCCGTCGCCTGATCACGTGGTCGACACCCGCGCGGAGGACAGCCTCAAGCGCGAGGGCTACCGGATGCACGGCGCCGCCCCGGTCTACGAGATCCTCCAGGCGGCGCGCGACCGGGCCAAGGCCGCCGGCGCCACGGACATCGTCGAGCGGGCGGTCGAAGGCGCCCCGGTCGACGCCCTGGTGAAACTCGCCAAAGAGATCGATGCGGATCTGATCGTCGTCGGCGACATCGGGCTGGACTCGGTCGCCGGGCGCCTGTTGGGCTCGGTGCCCGCCACCATCGCCCGGCGGGTGAAGATCGACATCCTCATCGTCCACACCGCCGACTGA